A region of the Litchfieldia alkalitelluris genome:
AATGCCGAATTAACGACTGATTTTCAGTTAGTACCTCCTGTAAGGCACTACCGGTTAAAATTGAGTCATCTATAGGATCTAAGGGTGAAAGTCCAAAGTTTTGACAGCGTTTCCAAGAACGGTCGATTATATCAACCCGCTCGACAAGGTTATCCTGTAGCATTTGCTTGCCCCCTTTAAATAGTAACGTTTACTTTAAATCTATTATACTACTTGGATAAATATTTCCAAGTTTAATTGAACAACTGTCCTAAAATAGGACAGTTGTTGTTCAGAAAATAAGCAGGCTTAATCACCAATTATCTTAAAAAGGGGCTTTAAATAAAAGTTTGGATTTTGGCACACTTCTTGCAATATGTAAAGTGAACTACCTATCATTTATTTTAAGGAGGAATTTCAAAATGAGTGGAAACAAAGCAGTCGCGTATATGAAACCAGGTATGGTGGAAATACAGGACATAGGTTATCCCGATTTAGTGTTAAGAGATGGCCCAGGTGTTAACCCGCTGAATGTTGGTCGTAAATGTAACCATGGTGTAATTTTAAAAGTTGTCACAACGAACATTTGTGGAAGCGATCAACATATGGTGCGCGGAAGAACGACCGCTCCAACTGGTCTTATTCTTGGTCATGAAATTACAGGGGAAGTCATTGAAGTTGGAAGTGATGTTGAGTTCATTAAAAAAGGCGATCTCGTATCTGTGCCATTTAATATTGCTTGTGGGCGCTGTCGTAGTTGTAAAGAGCGTGACACTCATATTTGTGAAAATGTAAATCCTGATCGTCCGGGTTCAGCTTATGGCTATGTTGATATGGGCGGATGGGTCGGAGGTCAGTCTGAATATGTTATGGTTCCTTATGCTGATTTCCAGTTATTAAAATTCCCAGATAAAGATCAGGCAATGGAAAAAATAAAGGATTTAACAATGCTATCAGATATTTTCCCAACAGGTTATCACGGTGCAGTCAGTGCAGGGGTCAAACCAGGTTCAACCGTTTATATTGCTGGAGCGGGCCCAGTTGGGTTAGCAGCAGCTCACTCAGCTCAATTACTTGGTGCAGCTGTTGTCATTGTCGGTGACCTGAACGGGGAGCGTCTTCAACAAGCAAAAAGCTTTGGATGTGAAACCGTAAACCTTCGTGAACATCCGGATCTTGGTGAGCAAATTGAACAAATTTTAGGGGTTCCTGAAGTCGACTGCGCGGTTGACTGCGTGGGATTCGAAGCATCAGGACATGGAGCAAATGCAGGGGAAGCGCCGGCAACCGTGCTTAATTCAATTATGACCGTAACACGTGCTGGCGGGAAACTTGGTATTCCAGGGCTTTATGTAACAGGTG
Encoded here:
- the fdhA gene encoding formaldehyde dehydrogenase, glutathione-independent; this translates as MSGNKAVAYMKPGMVEIQDIGYPDLVLRDGPGVNPLNVGRKCNHGVILKVVTTNICGSDQHMVRGRTTAPTGLILGHEITGEVIEVGSDVEFIKKGDLVSVPFNIACGRCRSCKERDTHICENVNPDRPGSAYGYVDMGGWVGGQSEYVMVPYADFQLLKFPDKDQAMEKIKDLTMLSDIFPTGYHGAVSAGVKPGSTVYIAGAGPVGLAAAHSAQLLGAAVVIVGDLNGERLQQAKSFGCETVNLREHPDLGEQIEQILGVPEVDCAVDCVGFEASGHGANAGEAPATVLNSIMTVTRAGGKLGIPGLYVTGDPGGIDEDARIGTLKVRLGLGWAKAHTFVTGQTPVMKYNRDLMAAILSGRAQIAKAVNATVISLEDAPKAYQEFDRGVARKFVIDPHGLVK